The genomic window taaattgatgCCAGGTGAACCAGGACAAATTGTGAAATTTTACACACTTTGAGTATGTTGTGCTTTGTTCTGAATCAAAATGTATGTGTGAACACCGCTCGAGTAAGAGGTTTTAACACCTGATCTGTATTTTAGCATCTAATTGTTCTTTCGCTGGTCACTGTCGAAGACACTACGAAATGAAGTGAATTTTCACTGTGACCTCAGGTTCAGCAGCGTTGCCAAGAAGCATGGCCTTCTTGAGTGAACAGGATTTGAATTCGCATCTTTCCATACACTCCCAGATTGCCGCTGACAGGAAGAACACCATCATGCAAACAGGTGCCTTTCCACTTTGACACGTGATAAGAATGTTCCCATCTCATCAAATGCAAATTGGAGAGGTCGATTCTCATCCCAACCACTTGACAAAATGCCCCACGGAAAGTTAAATCTTATTATGAATATTAATTtgactttgtgtgtgttgtcttATAGAGCGGCCAGATTGTAGGTCACTGAACTTTGGAGGCTCTGACTCTGCAGAGGGAAGCTCCCTCTGCCATCTAACTGCCCGGGCACAGCggaaaagggagagagagaggaaggaggAGACAGGGCAAAGGCTTAAGAATGAATGTATGGAGTCTGGCAGGGGAGAAGACGTTTCAAAACACCACCTGAGACCGAGGCACTTCTCCATACAGCTCAGAAGAAATAAAAAGGTTTGTGAGATTGATTGGAATTTCTGGTAATTCCCACGGAAATATTCCAACTTTGAAAATTCCCATATTTTTGTAACATTATTCGGAAGCAACCCATATCCGATATGACTGTGTTTAAAAGATCTTTTCACGTTCCAGGTCTCCAAGGTTGCCAGATTTTCTGAACATAGCACCTCCTTTGTCAGATCGGTTTCAACTTTGAAGCCTAAAACTAGGGGTGTCAGCCAGCAATCCTCAAGCCTCAACGATAAACTAAGTGGCCAACCAGAAGTCAAGAGCAATCACCTCTCCCAACACAGCAACCACCAGCTGCCTCACAATCAATGCCTAACAGTTTGTAAGTTCTACAGAAACCCCAAGACTCTTAGAGGTCTTCAGAACTCAGGAACAAGTCCAAGCAGGGCACCAGCTCAAATGCCATTGACTACTAACTTAGCCACCAGACAGCTCAGTGAGACCCCCGGGGTTGTGAGATTGTCTAGAAGAAGGAGAGGCCTCCCACCAGATGCTACTCTAGCTCCTCctaatcatttttctaccgacaaTCCGTTAAAGAAGTGCAGACAGCAACAGTCCAATGGGAATATTCAACTTGGTAGTGACTACTATAACGGTGAGACGGAGGCTAACGATAAGGAAGATCTGCAAGTGGAACATGCTCTCCATGAGGTACGAAACACCGGTAGCCTTGATGCGGAGCTTATACAAGACACACATATGGGAGAGCTGAAATTAGTAAGCGACGGTTATGTTACCCCAGACACGCAGAACAAAGTTGATGTTGGAAAATTGGGTTCGGTGGCAAGCATCACTCCTCTTGAGGTCAAAGATAAATCAGACCTAGGTCCAGTCAGTGAGGTCATGTGCAGAAATGTGAGAGAAAAACAGCTACAGAGGAACTTGACAGTGGGGTCAGCTCTCAACTCCAAAACCATTCCCAGGATTACAGTTGCTAGGACTGTTATCAGAGCTGCAGGACACACTACTGTTCCTAAAGCTCTAATCAACTCAGTGACATCACCATATGTACATAGCAAGCCACCAGCGAATAACTCTGCCAAACCTAGTCCAAAGGGAACTAAAACAGGTGCTAGCAAAGACATTGTCATGTTTACGTCACCAGCCAGCAGCTGCTTTCTTGATGATTCCAAATGTTCTGCCATTGACTCTTCCAAGGGCTGGGCCGATGACTCAACAAAGGAGGGTAGCTGTTCTGTCACTTCCAAGGGCTCGACAAAACGTCTTAGGCAGATCCAATCGACTACCTCAACAGTTCAAACTAGGAGCAGTCAGAGAATCCTTCTCAAGCGCTAACAAACACCTGATCTGTGGCTGAACATGTTTACAGATTCATTGTTTACTATATGTAATATTTAATATAGAGGAGATGATCATTACTGTACACCCACAGCATCTAATGAGTCTGCTTAGGGAGCTGTCTCCAAAATGatattaatcaaataaaaaaaaggtctttATTTATCCAGTCATCAGTTTTTATAGACCGGTTTAGGTTCCCTGGTGAACTTGAGCCTTTCCTAGATGACTTTAGGTGAACGTGGGTTGCACCCTGGACTGGTtttagccaatcacagggcacccAACCTTTTACTTCACACCTATGAAGAAGTTAGTCTTCAATTAACTTACCTTGCAAGGGAACTAAAACAAGATGCTAGCAAGCATCGTATTATGTAATATGATTATAGTGTTGATTCTGTagttattttgttgaataaataatacaatcaataaatcaatcacgCATAGCATTATAAAAATAGAGAACAAGTATTAAAAAGATGTTTAGAAAATTGTAGTTTATATTCCAAAAAGTTTACGGCAAAGCATAGTTCTTTATTGACAGTACGTGTAGCTTACTGTAGGCCCTACTATGTAGGGGACAGATCTTGGAATTGCAAATTCAATCAATGAAACATCTTTGtaaatggaaaatatttgaTACAGCTCTTCTTGTATTGACTCGCATTAGATGGTGCAGGTGTACAAAATCTGGTGGCCAGTGAGTGAATTTGAAACCAACACTGGATAACGCTGTAACATAGGATGTTATGTTCATGTATACACTTGTCTGTTCTGATGTGTGATTTTTACGTATATGTACAGCAAAAATAATTTGAGCAATATAATTGTCTTACGTATTAACTTTATATGAAATTTATATAGTGAACAATCACTATAACAAAACTGGTTTCAGGTGCTTCCATGTAATATCTCTTTTTGTACCTAAAAATCACACTACTTTTCTGCCCTTTCAGTTTAAGGGTCCTTACTAGTATTGGCATGTTAGTACCACTTAAAAGGTACAGTCCTCTTCAAAAATATTGGAACAGCATGGTCATTCTCTTTGTTTTGTTGTATTTAAGACATTTGGGTTTCTTCACAGCTCTCACCATCCTTCTGTCATCCACTGCTCTGTTCGGTACTCTAATATTTGTCTGTGCTCAGTACGCtaatattaatttttttcctcTGGACATTCCAAATTGTTGAACTGGCGATGCGcaatttttaaaatgttctaaatGGTTTCCAACCcccagcacacacacaattgatTTTCATTTGCTCAACAGCAAATGTAGTTTTCACAGGTGAAACCCAAAGATACCTGAGTAACCAGAAACACCAGTCACACGAGCCAGTATTTTTGCTGACTTCAATAGTGAGTGGGTTCTAACAAAAGGTACTCTGTCCTGAATTGTTTAACATACCTAAATGTAAATACCATGAAATAAAAACCGGTATTCTGaacttggaaaaacaacaacaaagaaactGACCTTGCTGTTCAAATACTTTTAGGGATACTATGTtggaaaagttccaggactggtTTTCCAAGATATTTTTCCATTCGAATGTATAAGTTTTCCCCCTTGTGTCTTAACGCTCTTTCCCAGCTTTCTCTGCCACATCTGCCATCTTAGCAGCATTCTTCTGGGATACTCTCATCATAGCTATCTTAAGTCCTCAAAATGGCTCCTCTTTTTGACCCACTTGAGTTTGGGAAAttgtatatagatatagatatctaTCTATATGAAAAAAAAGGTCTCCGACTACAAGCGGTCCTACCACTGCTCTGGCCTCTTTGCATGCATTGAACAAAGCAAATACCACATGATCATTTTGGAGACATGTCGGTTTATCATCTGGCCCAAATAGAGGGGAAAAAGTCATAGTTTGGGCTTGAAATATATGTATGTCTTTAGTGAGACCCATCCTGGAACATTTCTGACACATCTTTCTGACTCTCATTGGAAACCTTTTGTTTGACTTCAGTGTGGTATTGCAAGTGACCACAAAATCATCTGCTACATGACGTGATGTAAAGTTTGGATTGTCTTGAGCGATTTTTTTTGGCAAAGGCAGCTGTACTACCAGCTTGTCAGTAGAACAGGCTTTTTAAACTGTTGCACATTTCCTTATCTGTTCAGTGGACAAATGTGATGTGCTCATGAATAAAATTGGTCTTTGTATTTGCCTGTGTGCTCTTTCTGAGCATTTTTATATGGCTATTAATACAAGTAGGTATAGTAAATGCTAAATACTGTATGGAATGCAACTGAGCTCATAATTCTTCCCCAAAAAATATCAATGTAGCAATCAAATTTACAAAACGATACACGTCTCACAATAAGTTAGGGATAGTTAGACATTTGAGTGGAATTTGAAGATGAACCTAAAAGGCACTACGTTATAACCTATACAGGGAAGCTTAACAGTCTCTAAAATCTTTGAATGCATGTGTacagtttttgtgtgtgttttacacaACTTGCTCTTCTCTAACAAGGAGCTGAACTGAGAAAAATCAAAACCCATAAATTGACTTAGATGGATGTCCCCTGCCAAATATGTCTAATGTTTTGTGAATAGTGTGTGTTGTCCTTCAAGCAGTTTGGGGTTCTTTGCCTTGCTCAGAGGTGCTTGAGCAGGAATTTGAAAATTATTGATGCCTTTTAAATCCCCAAGATAATTTTACTATTGAGACAAAAGTCATGGATTTCGTAAAGGATAAATCAAATTAAAGGTCCTAGTCAGTTtaatattttctctttttcttctcgCTGTGATATTAATGTTATACAGTGAATGACAAACGTCACATTCCGTGTGATATCCAGCCAGCAATCCGCCCTGAGCACGTTGAGCCAGTAGGGGGCAGTAATTGATTCTCGATGCCGTTACATTTTCACCTAAGAAGAAGTATAACGGAAGACGAACCGCAGGTTGTGTACCAAGCTCACAACAGAGTTGTCAGGAGCCCGTACTGCTAACCGGGTTCATCTCAGAGGACAACATCCTTACTTCATAGTGGAATCATGTTCGAGAACTTCAGAGAAAGACTTCACATGGTGCAACAGGATTTAACGACAGGGTTTGTCTGATTTATGTCGATGCGTGTGAGTTGCAATCAAATTGCATTGATATCACAACAAATACGACGCAGCAAAGTTTGCTCTTAGCAGAGTCACTTGGTCAAGAGTATGAAGCATAAAACGAACACATTTAAAACATTACAATCATtagcttttttgttttactacCCACGATATGGTTTGTTACGGTTGATGTGCGCCATTCCTGTTTATTGCTCTCAGCTGACGAGCATGTGACGTCGGGTCAAGAAGGTGAAACAGAATGGAGCTTAACAGTTTGCTGCCAAATGCAAAGAAATTCCCTTAGCAATGTGTTTCAAGGGGAATGTAGTTGTTAAATGACATTAATTATGGGACGTATCACTTATGTACTTAAGCAGCAGTGCCCAGATGCCTAAATAATAAGCCCGCTGGGGCAGTATTTCCAAACATATTTACATTTTGCCATCTAGTGAAAAGGGGGGATTTTGTCAGTATGTCACTATACATTGCTGACATAGGCAAATTAAGATTCGTTTTCTAGTCATGTATGTTTAAACCATTCCTTCATCATTTCAGTGAAATTAGATACGCACTTtcttatgttttcttttcatctgcAAAAACAGGTCGCTGTAAAAGCTGACCCATTCGCCTTCTGATCTGTATCATCCTGTGTATATCtcccatggatggatggatgggttctTTTTGTCCCATTTTGTGGCACCCTGTGGTACATTATAGTAGCAGCGAGGGATTCGGAACACAGTCGATgaccctctcatcaccactgtCATCACCACTGTGTTGAAAATTTAACACATGGCACAAAACGTAGATGTATGCATAGAAATGTGAGCCAGCTCTAGGAATTGTCAAACTAAGTTGTAGCGTGACATCATGCACGCTGTGATCACGATGCCTCTGATGTACTAATGAAAGGAGACTTTGAATCTCTCCTCTTTCATCTATAACTGCTTCAAACGAGTCGTATGTATCGACATTTGTTATGATTTTATTATTGCCAATGATTTATGTGTATAAACCGTTTCCCCCCTGTCtcaacagcttgaaaacatttggggacaaatcaaaggaatccaaaagcagcagcagcagcagcaggaggaagtccaggtcagttaaaaaagaaCATAATGTAACTTGCAaccaaatataaatacaatcaGTATTTTGTTGCTGACAGGTAATTCTTTCTGCAAACGTTTCCAGTATTAGTGGTTGGGATGTCAAACTTGAAGTATTCAAAGAAATTGCATGCTTTATGCCGAGCTGTGTTATGACAGTATTAATTTTGACATATTTCTTGCTCAGGTATGAAGAAAGTCTTCCTCATTTTGGTGCTGGACTAGACATCCTGAGCAGGTACTCACAGACAGACCGGCTGCACTGCGCTGTATGATTTTTGCCTTCAGtataaaatgtgttattttagGTACGAAGAGAGTTGGTTTCTGCTTCACAAAAAAACTAAAGACTCTGCTCAGGTTGCAGAGGTATGTTCAGttcttctctctttctcacaGATGACACACTATTGTTTCATTTTCTCCCACTTCGATTCACGGTAACAAATATGTCTTGTGAAAACGATGTGGATGGTAACTCTTAAAACTTTTGGCCTTAAATGGCTTAATTTTGCATTTTCATATCCTTAATAGTCTCccagctttaaaaaaataaaaatgaattagtCAAGGTTACTACTCCGAGAAGACACCAAAAACACAACTGATTCGTCATACTATTTTGCTCCTCTCTGTGCCCTATTTAAGGCCATTGATGGGGACGTAGTGATGCTGTCGGCACACTGGGAGAAGAGACGATCAGCACTGACGCAGCTACAGGAACAACTCCAAAGTTTGCCTGCCTTCATCGGTGAACTTGACGCCATCACTACATCGATAGGTATCATATGCAGTTATCTATAGAAATACGGTTTGAGCATGTGTCCAATGTTCATTCAGCATAAGGTTCATGCGCTCACGCTCTAGTTGTCCTTCAAGTGTGCACATTTGTCTTATTGCAGCGGAAGGTAGTCATAACGCCTGAGGACAAAGAGCACAGTAGTAGTACATGCACTGACTATTATTTTGAGTCGTTTCGCTTCAAGAATGTCTGTGTCCATGTGCAGCTCATATGGAAGGGGACTTTGAGGAGATGGAGAGCAGGCTGGTCTTCTTGGAGACACTATGTTGTCAATGTGAACAACAGACACTCAAGCAGCAGCATATGGAACAATTGGAAGTCTTTAAGAATAAAAAGAGGTATGCGCTTCATCAaacttatttttaatttatatcaAGTTGCTGTACCTGCAAACTGTTGATTGCTTCACTTAACAACAAATTGCAACTTGAATTAATTGTAGCGACATCAAAAAGAAACGTTCCTTTGTGTTTAGTTCAGCTTTTTCCATCACTCTTTGTTCactttgatgaaacaaaatttgttgAATGGGAACTATTTTGCATTTGTCTTTTACAGGCGAGAACTAGAGGCACTAGAAGGTGAGCTCCTTTACTGTTGCTTGATATGGGCACTGCTTATATCTTTGACTGTCCTAAATATTATTTTAACAATATGTTTATTGAGGTAAAACTGAGACTCTCTGTATTAAGGTGTAAACATTTTGACAGTTTAAACGAAAGAGACAAACTCAATGGAATGCTTGAAGAGCGAATTATAAATGAATGCTGTGTGTTCTAGTGGAACTGAACGCAGAGCACGCTCAGAAAGTTGTAAAGCTAGAGCAGGCACGGCAGCAGAAACTGAGGGAACGACAGAAAGTCTTTGAAGAAGCCTTTAACCAAGACTTGGAGAAATACCGTTCCACTGGATGTCTTGAGCACAGAGGTAAACGTTCTATGGCTGAGCATGCTCTCTTTAACATGCTTAATGTTGTAGTTTAGAGGCTGAAAAGGTAAACAATTGGTAGAAATGTGAAGGCGAGTTGGATTTCAAATGCTTCATGTATATTGTCCCTCTTTGTATATACGACTGAAGATCCAACAGAAGCAGATGTGGTTGTTCTGGATCAGATGACCGTAACCAACCTATCAGACCAGGAAGCATTGGACAATTTCCTCAACTCTAGTGATGAGTTTAGCTCTGGGTCGTCACTCACTTCAGGTACGTCACTTACCCTGAAAAACCAATTAGCGTAATGGACCAGATCTAGAAAGTGGAAACGAGGCGAGAATGCAAACTCCACTGCAGTAACCATTTCATTCAGCCCAGATTGATTTTAAGGCTGTGCTCGTTTTTGCAAACCTGCAACTTTATCTCATGGTCACACATACAACATAGTCATCAAGGATGGATATCTACCAGAGCTGTTGAATGTGATTAACTGTGCTTGTCATCTTAACCAGGTCCAGACCCTAAGTCCGACTCCTCGGAATTCTTGAGCAGTCCATTGAGCCAAGTTCCAGACCTAGAAAACCACTCGTCAGACAGACACTATGAATGTGTTCAAGATGGCGATGGCCTCAGTGAGGACAGTGATGAGCCTGTGGTGCAATTAGACGAAGAGGACATTCAGCCGGACATGACGTTGGTCGGCCTTCAGGATCTCGAACAAGTCAGGAGCTCAGATGAAAGCGACTCTCCGGAGGATGTGCCCTGAGGGTAAACCTTGCAACTATGCCCTGAAATATCTCGAGGTTTAAGCACCCAACCTAACCTTAAATGCCCCAAACTTGGACTTTGGACAACATGCGCAGCCAACGCAAGtcggcttttgtttttttaacccgAAAACAATGCAATAGACAAATCAAAAATGCACCAAATGAGGGCCGAGCATGTAATTTATCTATGGATGTGTTTTTTGTCGTTATGTTCAAATACATTTCCGTTACCAATGCTTTCTAAAATAGGAGAAAAGTAAGGACTCGTATGAAGCAACAGTTAAGCCTCTAGTGGTTTAAAGCAAGCATATCACAGTGACCACCACTCTGCAATTAAAACATTCTTAATTAAGGGAGCAAATATGCTTCCATAGACGTCCTGCAAATTTTGTAAGTAAATATGTCCTCAAGTCGGATAATTTCAATTTTGTTTCCCAATGTGCGCACTATTGTAACTAGTTGACTGAATCCATTTGCACACAATTTTGCTCCAGCTGGTTTGACAATTCATAAACAAGACAATCCTTGTGCTCATGTTCAAGATAAATAAatgctgtttttatttgtgtttcaaAGATAGATGCAAATAGGAACATTGTACATACACAACATAATTAGGAATCATAGGCCGTTAAGTTGTGTTAATGATTCTCT from Syngnathus typhle isolate RoL2023-S1 ecotype Sweden linkage group LG10, RoL_Styp_1.0, whole genome shotgun sequence includes these protein-coding regions:
- the dtnbp1a gene encoding dysbindin-A; this translates as MFENFRERLHMVQQDLTTGLKTFGDKSKESKSSSSSSRRKSRYEESLPHFGAGLDILSRYEESWFLLHKKTKDSAQVAEAIDGDVVMLSAHWEKRRSALTQLQEQLQSLPAFIGELDAITTSIAHMEGDFEEMESRLVFLETLCCQCEQQTLKQQHMEQLEVFKNKKRRELEALEVELNAEHAQKVVKLEQARQQKLRERQKVFEEAFNQDLEKYRSTGCLEHRDPTEADVVVLDQMTVTNLSDQEALDNFLNSSDEFSSGSSLTSGPDPKSDSSEFLSSPLSQVPDLENHSSDRHYECVQDGDGLSEDSDEPVVQLDEEDIQPDMTLVGLQDLEQVRSSDESDSPEDVP
- the LOC133160626 gene encoding protein Jumonji-like isoform X3, translating into MSTDRPKRNIIKKKYDISDGMPWCEERLVRKVLFLSLREFRDTRRATHGHLPANGHKRKHVSKAPLSLEPQKSNQKPQQQRISHRLQNMQKKTHSLQNTQDKTKQHSGHTNKVHKSKLSQDTHSQKSKTTQTEERVHTQPKLCREKTVQHTSLQEHAHNKAVSTRTLRSRKMTNSSSTLTSKYTNTTKQPQRSQHKHSVKNRRPPKNVQLLTRTPVEAGKRSRSPKGIRGSMVNGQCPSSLSGSSNWSWSLEARPEHYPASLFCDKDDPHSRSLCRPRLQAQRKFAQSPPSSPGPPLMSSTQCRHNHKLAVVTSLTRRRPKTEDFLSFLCLRGSAALPRSMAFLSEQDLNSHLSIHSQIAADRKNTIMQTERPDCRSLNFGGSDSAEGSSLCHLTARAQRKRERERKEETGQRLKNECMESGRGEDVSKHHLRPRHFSIQLRRNKKVSKVARFSEHSTSFVRSVSTLKPKTRGVSQQSSSLNDKLSGQPEVKSNHLSQHSNHQLPHNQCLTVCKFYRNPKTLRGLQNSGTSPSRAPAQMPLTTNLATRQLSETPGVVRLSRRRRGLPPDATLAPPNHFSTDNPLKKCRQQQSNGNIQLGSDYYNGETEANDKEDLQVEHALHEGWADDSTKEGSCSVTSKGSTKRLRQIQSTTSTVQTRSSQRILLKR
- the LOC133160626 gene encoding protein Jumonji-like isoform X1, producing MSTDRPKRNIIKKKYDISDGMPWCEERLVRKVLFLSLREFRDTRRATHGHLPANGHKRKHVSKAPLSLEPQKSNQKPQQQRISHRLQNMQKKTHSLQNTQDKTKQHSGHTNKVHKSKLSQDTHSQKSKTTQTEERVHTQPKLCREKTVQHTSLQEHAHNKAVSTRTLRSRKMTNSSSTLTSKYTNTTKQPQRSQHKHSVKNRRPPKNVQLLTRTPVEAGKRSRSPKGIRGSMVNGQCPSSLSGSSNWSWSLEARPEHYPASLFCDKDDPHSRSLCRPRLQAQRKFAQSPPSSPGPPLMSSTQCRHNHKLAVVTSLTRRRPKTEDFLSFLCLRGSAALPRSMAFLSEQDLNSHLSIHSQIAADRKNTIMQTERPDCRSLNFGGSDSAEGSSLCHLTARAQRKRERERKEETGQRLKNECMESGRGEDVSKHHLRPRHFSIQLRRNKKVSKVARFSEHSTSFVRSVSTLKPKTRGVSQQSSSLNDKLSGQPEVKSNHLSQHSNHQLPHNQCLTVCKFYRNPKTLRGLQNSGTSPSRAPAQMPLTTNLATRQLSETPGVVRLSRRRRGLPPDATLAPPNHFSTDNPLKKCRQQQSNGNIQLGSDYYNGETEANDKEDLQVEHALHEVRNTGSLDAELIQDTHMGELKLVSDGYVTPDTQNKVDVGKLGSVASITPLEVKDKSDLGPVSEVMCRNVREKQLQRNLTVGSALNSKTIPRITVARTVIRAAGHTTVPKALINSVTSPYVHSKPPANNSAKPSPKGTKTGASKDIVMFTSPASSCFLDDSKCSAIDSSKGWADDSTKEGSCSVTSKGSTKRLRQIQSTTSTVQTRSSQRILLKR
- the LOC133160626 gene encoding protein Jumonji-like isoform X2, producing the protein MSTDRPKRNIIKKKYDISDGMPWCEERLVRKVLFLSLREFRDTRRATHGHLPANGHKRKHVSKAPLSLEPQKSNQKPQQQRISHRLQNMQKKTHSLQNTQDKTKQHSGHTNKVHKSKLSQDTHSQKSKTTQTEERVHTQPKLCREKTVQHTSLQEHAHNKAVSTRTLRSRKMTNSSSTLTSKYTNTTKQPQRSQHKHSVKNRRPPKNVQLLTRTPVEAGKRSRSPKGIRGSMVNGQCPSSLSGSSNWSWSLEARPEHYPASLFCDKDDPHSRRPRLQAQRKFAQSPPSSPGPPLMSSTQCRHNHKLAVVTSLTRRRPKTEDFLSFLCLRGSAALPRSMAFLSEQDLNSHLSIHSQIAADRKNTIMQTERPDCRSLNFGGSDSAEGSSLCHLTARAQRKRERERKEETGQRLKNECMESGRGEDVSKHHLRPRHFSIQLRRNKKVSKVARFSEHSTSFVRSVSTLKPKTRGVSQQSSSLNDKLSGQPEVKSNHLSQHSNHQLPHNQCLTVCKFYRNPKTLRGLQNSGTSPSRAPAQMPLTTNLATRQLSETPGVVRLSRRRRGLPPDATLAPPNHFSTDNPLKKCRQQQSNGNIQLGSDYYNGETEANDKEDLQVEHALHEVRNTGSLDAELIQDTHMGELKLVSDGYVTPDTQNKVDVGKLGSVASITPLEVKDKSDLGPVSEVMCRNVREKQLQRNLTVGSALNSKTIPRITVARTVIRAAGHTTVPKALINSVTSPYVHSKPPANNSAKPSPKGTKTGASKDIVMFTSPASSCFLDDSKCSAIDSSKGWADDSTKEGSCSVTSKGSTKRLRQIQSTTSTVQTRSSQRILLKR